A single region of the Actinoplanes sp. SE50/110 genome encodes:
- the sucB gene encoding 2-oxoglutarate dehydrogenase, E2 component, dihydrolipoamide succinyltransferase has protein sequence MPTSVTMPRLGESVTEGTVTRWLKQEGERVEVDEPLLEVSTDKVDTEIPSPAAGVLTRIVVGEDETAEVGSELAVIAGEGEDAGAAAPAPQQQAEAEPEPAALTTPSTEKPVEEEAPAPQTAAGSAEGTEVKMPALGESVTEGTVTRWLKQVGETVEVDEPLLEVSTDKVDTEIPSPVAGTLLEIRVPEDETAEVGGVLAIVGSASSAPAAAPAPAQPAPRQPEAESKPEPKPEPKAEPVGESYATPAPAAETTAPAPAAPPAAPAQPAAPAAETVKANGAGDAGYVTPLVRKLAAEKGVDLSSLSGTGVGGRIRKQDVLDAAAAAQAAAAPAPAAAAPAAAAPAAPAAKAEPSPLRGRTEKLTRIRATIARRMVESLQVSAQLTTVVEVDVTKIATLRNKAKADFQAKHGVKLTFLPFFALATVEALQQHPVVNSSIDVEAGTVTYHGAEHLGIAVDAPKGLVVPVIKDAGDLNLAGLAKRIADLADRTRNNKIGPDEIGGGTFTLTNTGSRGALFDTPIINQPQVGILGLGAVVKRPVIVNDPNLGEIIAPRSMVYLALSYDHRIVDGADAARFLVTLKERLEAGHFEPDLGL, from the coding sequence ATGCCGACATCGGTAACCATGCCGCGGCTGGGCGAGAGTGTCACCGAGGGCACCGTCACGCGCTGGCTCAAGCAGGAGGGTGAGCGGGTCGAGGTCGACGAGCCGCTGCTCGAGGTGTCCACCGACAAGGTCGACACCGAGATCCCGTCGCCCGCCGCGGGGGTGCTGACCCGGATCGTGGTCGGCGAGGACGAGACCGCGGAGGTCGGCAGCGAGCTGGCGGTCATCGCCGGGGAGGGTGAGGACGCCGGTGCGGCCGCCCCCGCCCCGCAGCAGCAGGCCGAGGCCGAGCCGGAGCCGGCCGCGCTGACCACCCCGTCGACCGAGAAGCCGGTCGAGGAGGAGGCGCCCGCGCCGCAGACCGCCGCCGGGTCCGCCGAGGGCACCGAGGTGAAGATGCCGGCGCTCGGCGAGAGCGTCACCGAGGGCACCGTCACCCGCTGGCTCAAGCAGGTCGGCGAGACCGTCGAGGTGGACGAGCCGCTGCTCGAGGTCTCCACCGACAAGGTGGACACCGAGATCCCGTCGCCGGTGGCCGGCACCCTGCTGGAGATCCGCGTTCCGGAGGACGAGACCGCCGAGGTCGGCGGGGTGCTCGCGATCGTCGGGTCGGCGTCGTCCGCGCCCGCCGCCGCGCCCGCTCCCGCGCAGCCCGCCCCGCGGCAGCCGGAGGCCGAGTCGAAGCCGGAGCCGAAGCCGGAGCCGAAGGCGGAGCCGGTCGGCGAGTCCTACGCGACGCCGGCCCCGGCCGCCGAGACGACGGCCCCCGCCCCGGCCGCGCCGCCCGCCGCTCCCGCGCAGCCGGCCGCACCGGCCGCCGAGACGGTCAAGGCGAACGGCGCCGGTGACGCCGGTTACGTGACCCCGCTGGTCCGCAAGCTGGCCGCGGAGAAGGGCGTGGACCTGTCCTCGCTGTCGGGGACCGGCGTCGGAGGCCGGATCCGCAAGCAGGACGTCCTCGACGCCGCTGCCGCCGCCCAGGCCGCCGCGGCGCCGGCGCCCGCCGCCGCTGCCCCGGCTGCCGCTGCCCCCGCCGCTCCGGCCGCCAAGGCGGAGCCGAGCCCGCTGCGCGGCCGCACCGAGAAGCTGACCCGCATCCGGGCCACCATCGCCCGGCGCATGGTGGAGTCGCTGCAGGTCTCGGCGCAGCTCACCACGGTCGTCGAGGTGGACGTCACCAAGATCGCCACGCTGCGGAACAAGGCGAAGGCCGACTTCCAGGCCAAGCACGGCGTCAAGCTGACCTTCCTGCCGTTCTTCGCCCTGGCCACGGTCGAGGCGCTGCAGCAGCACCCGGTGGTCAACTCGTCGATCGACGTCGAGGCGGGCACGGTCACCTACCACGGTGCCGAGCACCTGGGCATCGCGGTGGACGCGCCGAAGGGCCTGGTCGTCCCGGTGATCAAGGACGCCGGCGACCTGAACCTGGCCGGCCTGGCCAAGCGGATCGCCGACCTGGCCGACCGCACCCGCAACAACAAGATCGGGCCGGACGAGATCGGCGGCGGTACCTTCACGCTGACCAACACCGGCAGCCGGGGCGCGCTGTTCGACACCCCGATCATCAACCAGCCGCAGGTCGGCATCCTCGGCCTCGGCGCCGTGGTGAAGCGGCCGGTGATCGTGAACGACCCGAACCTCGGCGAGATCATCGCGCCGCGGTCGATGGTCTACCTGGCGCTCAGCTACGACCACCGGATCGTGGACGGCGCGGACGCCGCCCGCTTCCTGGTCACGCTCAAGGAGCGTCTGGAGGCCGGCCACTTCGAGCCGGACCTGGGCCTGTAG
- the lpdA gene encoding dihydrolipoyl dehydrogenase — translation MSQPNGGTFDIVILGAGSGGYAAALRAAELDLSVALIDKAEVGGTCLHRGCIPTKALLHAAEIADQTRESEQFGVKADLVGIDMAGVNAYKDGVVGRLYKGLQGLLGHNKNITLVQGAGRLVGKDTVEVDGQRYTGRNVILATGSYSRSLPGLDVDGTRVITSEHALKLDRVPASAIVLGGGVIGVEFASVWKSFGADVTIIEALPRLVAAEDEEISKTVERAFRKRKINFKVGKPFEKVEKTADGVKVTIAGGETLEAEVLLVAVGRGPTTANLGYEEQGITLDRGFVITNERLHTGVGNIYAVGDIVPGLQLAHRGFQQGIFVAEEIAGKNPAVIDEAGIPRVTYSDPEVASVGLTEAKAKEKYGADKVTSYNYNLGGNGKSQILKTAGFVKLVRVEDGPVVGVHMVGARMGELVGEAQLIYNWEAFPEEVAQLVHAHPTQNEALGEAFLALAGKPLHAHS, via the coding sequence GTGAGCCAGCCGAACGGCGGAACCTTCGACATCGTCATTCTCGGCGCGGGCAGCGGCGGGTACGCGGCCGCGCTGCGCGCCGCCGAGCTCGACCTCTCCGTAGCGCTGATCGACAAGGCCGAGGTCGGCGGCACCTGCCTGCACCGCGGCTGCATCCCCACCAAGGCGCTGCTGCACGCCGCGGAGATCGCCGACCAGACCCGGGAGAGCGAGCAGTTCGGCGTCAAGGCCGACCTGGTCGGGATCGACATGGCCGGGGTCAACGCGTACAAGGACGGCGTCGTCGGCCGCCTCTACAAGGGCCTGCAGGGCCTGCTGGGCCACAACAAGAACATCACCCTGGTGCAGGGCGCCGGCCGGCTGGTCGGCAAGGACACCGTCGAGGTGGACGGGCAGCGCTACACCGGCCGCAACGTCATCCTGGCCACCGGCTCCTACTCGCGCAGCCTGCCCGGCCTGGACGTCGACGGCACCCGGGTGATCACCAGCGAGCACGCGCTGAAACTGGACCGGGTCCCGGCCTCGGCGATCGTGCTGGGCGGCGGCGTGATCGGCGTCGAGTTCGCCAGCGTGTGGAAGTCGTTCGGCGCCGACGTGACCATCATCGAGGCCCTCCCCCGCCTGGTCGCCGCGGAGGACGAGGAGATCTCGAAGACCGTCGAGCGCGCCTTCCGCAAGCGGAAGATCAACTTCAAGGTCGGCAAGCCGTTCGAGAAGGTCGAGAAGACCGCGGACGGCGTCAAGGTCACCATCGCCGGCGGCGAGACCCTGGAGGCCGAGGTTCTGCTGGTCGCGGTCGGCCGCGGCCCGACCACGGCGAACCTGGGCTACGAGGAGCAGGGCATCACCCTGGACCGCGGCTTCGTGATCACCAACGAGCGGCTGCACACCGGGGTCGGCAACATCTACGCCGTCGGCGACATCGTGCCCGGCCTGCAGCTCGCGCACCGCGGCTTCCAGCAGGGCATCTTCGTGGCCGAGGAGATCGCCGGCAAGAACCCGGCGGTCATCGACGAGGCCGGCATCCCGCGGGTCACCTACTCCGACCCGGAGGTCGCGTCCGTCGGCCTGACCGAGGCCAAGGCCAAGGAGAAGTACGGCGCGGACAAGGTCACGTCGTACAACTACAACCTGGGCGGCAACGGCAAGAGCCAGATCCTCAAGACCGCGGGCTTCGTCAAGCTGGTCCGGGTCGAGGACGGCCCGGTCGTCGGCGTCCACATGGTCGGCGCCCGGATGGGCGAGCTGGTCGGCGAAGCTCAGCTGATCTACAACTGGGAGGCCTTCCCGGAGGAGGTCGCCCAGCTCGTACACGCCCACCCGACGCAGAACGAGGCGCTGGGCGAGGCCTTCCTCGCGCTCGCGGGCAAGCCCCTGCACGCGCACAGCTGA
- a CDS encoding leucyl aminopeptidase, with translation MTQPTLSLVDSDPAELTVDAIVIGLHSQPDQDGALLPASGAESIAAAFDGRLTATLALLGATGAPGEVTKLATLGTITAPLVVAVGLGDEPSGSAPDLETLRRGAGAAVRALAGSTRVALALPVPDDADAPAVLRATLEGALLGGYRFAGYKTKPQKGHREPVAELQVHVPDAADEAATAELTRAAVVGRAVRLARDWVNMPPNELRPAGFADRIAAEATKAGLDVEVLDFDQLKAGGYGGIVAVGQGSEAPPRLVKLTYAPEGVAEPKRVALVGKGITFDTGGVSIKPAAGMWEMKSDMAGAAAVAAAMLAVAALKPGVAVSGYLAIAENMPSGSAYRPGDVITMFNGKRVEVFNTDAEGRMVLGDAIARACADGTDYVFEASTLTGGQVISLGKRISGLMGSAEAIALVQAAGDAVGEPAWPMPLPDDVRKGMESEIADICQTNANLDRAGHMLQGGVFLREFVEPGVEWAHIDIAGPGYHAGEPTGYWTKGGTGVPIRTLLRVVETL, from the coding sequence GTGACCCAGCCCACCCTCAGCCTGGTCGACAGCGACCCGGCCGAATTGACGGTCGATGCCATCGTCATCGGCCTGCACAGCCAGCCCGACCAGGACGGCGCCCTGCTCCCGGCGTCCGGCGCGGAGAGCATCGCCGCGGCGTTCGACGGCCGGCTGACCGCGACGCTCGCCCTGCTCGGCGCGACCGGCGCGCCGGGTGAGGTGACCAAGCTGGCCACCCTCGGCACGATCACCGCGCCGCTCGTGGTCGCCGTGGGCCTGGGCGACGAGCCGTCCGGCTCCGCGCCCGACCTGGAGACGCTGCGCCGCGGCGCCGGCGCGGCGGTCCGCGCGCTGGCCGGCAGCACCCGGGTCGCGCTGGCCCTGCCGGTGCCCGACGACGCCGACGCCCCGGCGGTGCTGCGCGCCACCCTGGAGGGTGCGCTGCTGGGTGGCTACCGGTTCGCCGGCTACAAGACCAAGCCGCAGAAGGGCCACCGGGAGCCGGTCGCCGAGCTGCAGGTGCACGTGCCGGACGCGGCCGACGAGGCGGCCACCGCCGAGCTGACCCGGGCCGCGGTGGTCGGCCGCGCGGTCCGGCTGGCCCGCGACTGGGTGAACATGCCGCCGAACGAACTGCGCCCGGCGGGCTTCGCCGACCGCATCGCGGCCGAGGCCACCAAGGCCGGGCTGGACGTCGAGGTGCTCGACTTCGACCAGCTCAAGGCCGGTGGGTACGGCGGCATCGTGGCGGTCGGCCAGGGTTCGGAGGCGCCGCCACGGCTGGTCAAACTGACGTACGCGCCGGAGGGTGTCGCCGAGCCGAAGCGGGTGGCGCTGGTCGGCAAGGGCATCACCTTCGACACCGGCGGGGTCAGCATCAAGCCGGCGGCCGGCATGTGGGAGATGAAGTCGGACATGGCCGGCGCCGCCGCGGTGGCCGCCGCCATGCTCGCGGTCGCGGCACTCAAGCCGGGCGTGGCGGTCTCCGGCTACCTGGCGATCGCGGAGAACATGCCGTCCGGGTCGGCGTACCGCCCGGGTGACGTGATCACCATGTTCAACGGCAAGCGGGTCGAGGTGTTCAACACCGACGCCGAGGGCCGCATGGTGCTCGGCGACGCGATCGCCCGGGCCTGCGCGGACGGCACCGACTACGTGTTCGAGGCGTCGACGCTGACCGGCGGCCAGGTGATCTCCCTGGGCAAGCGGATCTCCGGCCTGATGGGCTCGGCCGAGGCGATCGCGCTGGTCCAGGCGGCCGGTGACGCGGTCGGCGAGCCGGCCTGGCCGATGCCGCTGCCGGACGACGTGCGCAAGGGCATGGAGTCGGAGATCGCCGACATCTGCCAGACCAACGCCAACCTGGACCGGGCCGGGCACATGCTGCAGGGCGGCGTGTTCCTGCGCGAGTTCGTCGAGCCGGGTGTGGAGTGGGCGCACATCGACATCGCCGGGCCGGGTTACCACGCCGGTGAGCCCACCGGTTACTGGACCAAGGGCGGCACCGGGGTCCCGATCCGCACCCTGCTGCGGGTCGTCGAGACGCTGTGA
- the gcvT gene encoding glycine cleavage system aminomethyltransferase GcvT, which yields MSAEFFRSPLHERHVALGAKLAPFGGWEMPLEYAGGGVLKEHAAVREAAGVFDVSHLGKARVLGPGAAEFVNSCLTNDLHRIAPGRAQYTLCCDPSGGVVDDLIAYLYGPDDVFLIPNAANTAEVVRRLAEAAPPGVTVTGQHRDFAILAVQGPASADVVAKLGLPAGHEYMSFTGATLAGAPLVVCRTGYTGEHGYELVVPWDTAFTVWDALIAAGVRPCGLGARDTLRTEMGYPLHGQELSLDITPVQARTGWAVGWSKPAFWGRDALLAEKAAGPRRTLRGLELTGRGIPRGHMPVFAGDTPIGETTSGTFSPTKKIGIALALIDTAPDLPDGATVEIDIRGRRTGARLVKPPFVTPSVR from the coding sequence ATGTCTGCCGAGTTCTTCCGCTCTCCGCTGCACGAACGCCACGTCGCGCTGGGCGCGAAACTCGCGCCGTTCGGCGGCTGGGAGATGCCGCTGGAGTACGCGGGCGGCGGTGTCCTCAAGGAGCACGCCGCAGTCCGCGAGGCGGCCGGGGTCTTCGACGTGTCGCACCTCGGCAAGGCCCGCGTGCTGGGCCCCGGTGCCGCCGAGTTCGTCAACTCGTGCCTGACCAACGACCTGCACCGGATCGCCCCCGGCCGGGCGCAGTACACGCTCTGCTGCGACCCCTCCGGCGGCGTCGTCGACGACCTGATCGCCTACCTCTACGGTCCGGACGACGTCTTCCTGATCCCGAACGCGGCGAACACCGCCGAGGTGGTCCGCCGCCTGGCCGAGGCCGCCCCGCCCGGCGTCACGGTCACCGGTCAGCACCGTGACTTCGCGATCCTCGCGGTTCAGGGCCCGGCCTCGGCCGACGTCGTGGCGAAACTCGGGCTGCCCGCCGGCCACGAGTACATGTCGTTCACCGGCGCCACCCTGGCCGGCGCGCCGCTGGTCGTCTGCCGCACCGGGTACACCGGCGAGCACGGCTACGAACTGGTCGTCCCGTGGGACACGGCCTTCACGGTGTGGGACGCGCTGATCGCCGCCGGGGTCCGCCCGTGCGGGCTCGGCGCCCGCGACACGCTGCGCACCGAGATGGGCTACCCGCTGCACGGTCAGGAGCTCTCCCTGGACATCACACCGGTCCAGGCCCGGACCGGCTGGGCGGTCGGCTGGTCCAAACCGGCCTTCTGGGGCCGCGACGCCCTGCTCGCCGAGAAGGCGGCCGGCCCGCGTCGCACCCTGCGCGGCCTGGAGCTGACCGGTCGCGGCATCCCGCGCGGCCACATGCCGGTCTTCGCCGGTGACACCCCGATCGGCGAGACCACCAGCGGCACGTTCTCCCCGACGAAGAAGATCGGGATCGCCCTCGCCCTGATCGACACCGCTCCGGACCTGCCCGACGGCGCCACCGTCGAGATCGACATCCGTGGCCGCCGGACCGGGGCGCGCCTGGTCAAACCCCCGTTCGTGACGCCTTCGGTCCGCTGA
- a CDS encoding adenosylcobinamide-GDP ribazoletransferase, translating into MIPGAGRRLIDGVRLAVTTLTVLPVRGGRVDRPTAGVAMGIAPVVGALLGLVLAGLGGGLRALGAPALVAAGVTVAAGGLFTRGLHLDGLADTVDALGSYRSGPAALEIMKKPDIGPFGVAAVAATLLIQAAAISALSWWPIVIAWTTGRLAITVACRRGVPSARPGGLGAMVAGTLPTPAVLGAAAVVLAAAVPAVHHRPWQGPLACAVALIAVLALLRHCTRRLGGITGDVLGACAELATTLTLITLTLG; encoded by the coding sequence GTGATCCCGGGCGCCGGGCGGCGCCTGATCGACGGGGTGCGGCTCGCGGTCACCACGCTGACCGTGCTGCCGGTGCGCGGCGGGCGGGTCGACCGGCCCACCGCCGGCGTGGCGATGGGTATCGCCCCCGTGGTCGGCGCGCTGCTCGGTCTGGTGCTCGCCGGACTCGGCGGGGGTCTGCGGGCGCTCGGCGCCCCGGCGCTGGTCGCGGCCGGGGTCACGGTCGCCGCGGGGGGCCTGTTCACCCGGGGCCTGCACCTGGACGGCCTGGCGGACACCGTGGACGCGCTGGGTTCCTACCGCTCCGGCCCGGCCGCCCTGGAGATCATGAAGAAGCCGGACATCGGGCCGTTCGGGGTGGCGGCCGTCGCCGCCACCCTGCTGATCCAGGCCGCCGCGATCAGCGCCCTGTCCTGGTGGCCGATCGTGATCGCCTGGACCACCGGCCGTCTCGCCATCACGGTGGCCTGCCGCCGCGGCGTCCCCTCGGCCCGCCCCGGCGGCCTGGGCGCCATGGTCGCCGGCACCCTGCCCACGCCGGCCGTCCTGGGGGCCGCCGCGGTCGTTCTGGCCGCCGCGGTGCCCGCCGTCCATCACCGCCCCTGGCAGGGACCCCTGGCGTGCGCGGTCGCGCTGATCGCGGTGCTGGCCCTGCTCCGCCACTGCACCCGCCGACTCGGTGGCATCACCGGCGACGTGCTGGGTGCGTGCGCGGAGCTGGCCACCACGCTCACGCTGATCACGCTGACCCTCGGCTGA
- a CDS encoding bifunctional adenosylcobinamide kinase/adenosylcobinamide-phosphate guanylyltransferase, translating to MSEDRWSSVLVLGGIRSGKSAFAESLVADAPAVRYVATAVGGEDDPEWLARIEEHQRRRPQSWSTEETGADPARLTELLTSAPAGDTLLVDDLGGWVAAVLDPARQPNDDEADVAALADAVRACAARLVLVSPEVGLSLVPVTPVGRAFADALGTTNQALATACDGVVLVVAGQPAWIKRVTAPAVTTPVTQAPVTQAPAALVTAPATPAPPPPPPVVVTPQGPPTPDADEATVVLPASVASAALAGATMSLPLVRSGLTRIEPGMDLPMPSGDAGPDARDRLGRIDLPGAGLGRLSEAVEFAAATQDTTTPRPWTSVRLLVISGAHEGGAAAGADPADTERRVAETEQGGGLLGRLAGQAGADLAVIRVADSGAMEDGPVADEQSVEAAIRQGWQLADDAVDAGRDAVLLAGLGVGLEAVATAVLAAATGAEAAATLPRVLQPGGRLDDHAWMVRCAAIRDALHRIRQEPRGAVDILRQLGGLDLAVATGVLLGASARRLPVLIDGPLGIAAGLVARDLAGQTRHWCLLPEAGTLALVRQGADVLGLTPVLELGLDLGEGANALAALPLLRGVLGLAAALPVHPGLLAGHEDAGLADAYAASLGDSDATADAALDVLDDGPTSFGNPAPSRS from the coding sequence ATGTCCGAAGATCGGTGGAGCAGCGTCCTGGTGCTCGGCGGTATCCGCTCCGGTAAATCCGCGTTCGCCGAATCGCTGGTGGCGGACGCGCCGGCGGTGCGATACGTGGCGACCGCGGTCGGCGGCGAGGACGACCCGGAGTGGCTGGCCCGGATCGAGGAGCATCAGCGGCGGCGCCCGCAGTCCTGGTCGACCGAGGAGACCGGGGCCGACCCGGCCCGGCTCACCGAGCTGCTGACCAGCGCACCGGCCGGTGACACGCTGCTCGTCGACGATCTGGGCGGCTGGGTGGCCGCGGTGCTCGACCCGGCCCGCCAGCCCAACGACGACGAGGCGGACGTGGCGGCGCTGGCCGACGCGGTGCGCGCCTGCGCGGCCCGGCTGGTGCTGGTGAGTCCCGAGGTGGGCCTGTCGCTGGTGCCGGTCACCCCGGTGGGGCGCGCGTTCGCCGACGCGCTCGGCACGACCAACCAGGCGCTGGCCACGGCGTGCGACGGCGTCGTGCTCGTGGTCGCCGGGCAGCCGGCCTGGATCAAGCGGGTCACCGCGCCCGCGGTGACCACCCCGGTCACCCAGGCGCCGGTCACGCAGGCGCCGGCCGCGCTGGTCACCGCGCCGGCGACGCCCGCGCCGCCGCCACCGCCACCGGTCGTGGTCACCCCGCAGGGGCCGCCCACGCCGGACGCCGACGAGGCCACCGTCGTGCTGCCGGCATCGGTCGCCTCGGCGGCGCTGGCCGGCGCCACGATGAGCCTGCCGCTCGTCCGGTCCGGGCTGACCCGGATCGAGCCGGGCATGGACCTGCCGATGCCCAGCGGCGACGCCGGCCCGGACGCCCGGGACCGGCTCGGCCGGATCGACCTGCCCGGCGCCGGCCTGGGCCGGCTCAGCGAGGCGGTCGAGTTCGCCGCCGCCACCCAGGACACCACCACGCCGCGCCCGTGGACGTCGGTGCGCCTGCTGGTGATCTCCGGAGCACACGAGGGCGGGGCCGCGGCCGGCGCCGACCCGGCCGACACCGAACGCCGGGTGGCCGAGACCGAGCAGGGCGGCGGGCTGCTCGGCCGGCTCGCCGGGCAGGCCGGGGCGGACCTCGCGGTGATCCGGGTCGCGGACTCCGGTGCGATGGAGGACGGCCCGGTCGCCGACGAGCAGTCGGTCGAGGCCGCCATCCGCCAGGGGTGGCAGCTGGCCGACGACGCGGTCGACGCCGGGCGGGACGCGGTGCTGCTCGCCGGGCTCGGCGTGGGCCTGGAGGCGGTCGCGACCGCGGTGCTCGCCGCGGCCACCGGCGCCGAGGCGGCCGCCACCCTCCCCCGGGTGCTGCAGCCCGGCGGGCGCCTCGACGATCACGCGTGGATGGTGCGTTGCGCCGCGATCCGCGACGCGCTGCACCGGATCCGGCAGGAGCCGCGGGGCGCCGTCGACATCCTGCGCCAGCTCGGCGGCCTCGACCTGGCGGTCGCCACCGGTGTGCTGCTCGGCGCGTCCGCCCGGCGGCTGCCGGTGCTCATCGACGGCCCGCTCGGGATCGCCGCCGGGCTGGTCGCCCGGGATCTCGCCGGGCAGACCCGGCACTGGTGCCTGCTGCCCGAGGCGGGCACCCTCGCCCTGGTCAGGCAGGGCGCCGACGTGCTCGGGCTGACCCCGGTGCTGGAGCTCGGGCTGGACCTGGGCGAGGGCGCCAACGCGCTGGCCGCGCTGCCACTGCTGCGCGGCGTGCTGGGGCTGGCAGCGGCGCTGCCGGTGCACCCCGGTCTGCTCGCCGGGCACGAGGACGCCGGGCTCGCCGACGCCTACGCGGCCAGCCTCGGCGACAGCGACGCGACCGCGGATGCCGCCCTGGACGTGCTGGACGACGGCCCGACCAGCTTCGGCAACCCGGCGCCCAGCCGCTCGTGA
- a CDS encoding site-2 protease family protein, with protein sequence MTYEPVYTRTPRNAFVPSPIFVGIVAIFAVSGVLIWTGFGNVGFDAFLFVVSGWVVSLCLHEYAHAVAAYFSGDLTVAERGYLRLNPLKYTHPVLSIVLPVIVVILGGIGLPGGAVWVDHRYINSRAKDSLISAAGPATNVLLALVAALPFLMGLGPDSVFDGHIAFWQALSLVAFLQITASVLNVLPVPGLDGGSILRPWLSPAYRRAWDTFAPFGFLLLFVALWQTSLGGYFYDVVYRIADHLGLNPLLVSDGYDLMRFWT encoded by the coding sequence GTGACCTACGAACCGGTGTACACGCGCACGCCGCGGAACGCGTTCGTCCCGAGCCCGATCTTCGTCGGCATCGTCGCGATCTTCGCGGTGAGCGGCGTGCTGATCTGGACGGGCTTCGGCAACGTCGGGTTCGACGCGTTCCTGTTCGTCGTCTCGGGCTGGGTGGTCTCGCTCTGCCTGCACGAGTACGCGCACGCGGTCGCGGCGTACTTCTCCGGCGACCTGACCGTGGCCGAGCGCGGCTACCTGCGGCTCAACCCGTTGAAGTACACGCATCCGGTGCTGTCCATCGTGCTGCCGGTGATCGTGGTGATCCTCGGCGGCATCGGCCTGCCCGGCGGCGCGGTCTGGGTCGACCACCGATACATCAACAGCCGGGCCAAGGATTCGCTGATCAGTGCGGCCGGGCCGGCCACCAACGTGTTGCTCGCGCTGGTGGCGGCCCTGCCGTTCCTGATGGGTCTGGGTCCGGACTCGGTGTTCGACGGGCACATCGCGTTCTGGCAGGCGCTGTCGCTGGTCGCGTTCCTGCAGATCACCGCGAGCGTGCTGAACGTCCTGCCGGTGCCGGGCCTGGACGGGGGCAGCATCCTGCGTCCCTGGCTGAGCCCGGCGTACCGGCGGGCCTGGGACACGTTCGCGCCCTTCGGTTTCCTGCTGCTGTTCGTGGCGCTCTGGCAGACCTCGCTCGGCGGATACTTCTACGACGTGGTCTACCGGATCGCCGACCACCTGGGGCTGAACCCGTTGCTGGTCAGCGACGGGTACGACCTGATGCGGTTCTGGACCTAG
- a CDS encoding aldo/keto reductase family protein, with translation MEFRHLGRSGLLVSEIAYGNWITHGSQVEEEAALACVRAALESGITTFDTADVYAGTRAEEVLGRALKDERRDGLEILTKVYWRTGPGANDSGLSRKHIMASIDGSLRRLGTDHVDVYQAHRYDHNTPLEETMEAFADVVHSGKAHYIGVSEWDASQIRAAKALADDLRIRLVSSQPQYSLLWRVIEAEVVPASQELGLGQIVWSPLAQGVLTGKYKPGQQPPAGSRATDEKSGAGFIARWLQDDVLTAVARLQPLADEAGLTLGQLAIAWVLHNPNVSAAIIGASRPEQVRDNVKASGVKLDDGLLKAIDDIVEPVVTRDPALTTSPAKRP, from the coding sequence ATGGAGTTCCGTCATCTCGGCCGTTCCGGCCTGCTGGTCAGTGAGATCGCCTACGGCAACTGGATCACCCACGGGTCCCAGGTGGAGGAGGAGGCCGCGCTCGCCTGCGTGCGCGCGGCCCTCGAATCGGGGATCACCACGTTCGACACCGCCGACGTGTACGCCGGCACCCGGGCCGAGGAGGTACTGGGCCGGGCGCTGAAGGACGAGCGCCGGGACGGCCTGGAGATCCTCACCAAGGTGTACTGGCGGACCGGGCCGGGCGCGAACGACAGCGGCCTGTCCCGCAAGCACATCATGGCGTCGATCGACGGGTCGCTGCGCCGGCTCGGCACCGACCACGTCGACGTCTACCAGGCCCACCGGTACGACCACAACACGCCGCTGGAGGAGACCATGGAGGCGTTCGCCGACGTGGTGCACTCCGGGAAGGCGCACTACATCGGCGTCTCCGAGTGGGACGCGTCGCAGATCCGCGCGGCCAAGGCGCTCGCCGACGACCTGCGGATCCGGCTCGTCTCCAGCCAGCCGCAGTATTCGCTGCTGTGGCGGGTGATCGAGGCCGAGGTGGTGCCGGCCTCGCAGGAGCTGGGGCTGGGCCAGATCGTCTGGTCGCCGCTGGCGCAGGGCGTGCTGACCGGCAAGTACAAGCCGGGACAGCAGCCGCCGGCCGGCTCGCGGGCCACCGACGAGAAGTCCGGCGCCGGTTTCATCGCCCGCTGGCTGCAGGACGACGTGCTGACCGCGGTGGCCCGGCTCCAGCCGCTCGCCGACGAGGCCGGCCTGACCCTGGGTCAGCTCGCCATCGCCTGGGTGCTGCACAACCCGAACGTGTCCGCGGCGATCATCGGCGCGTCCCGGCCGGAGCAGGTGCGGGACAACGTGAAGGCGTCCGGCGTGAAGCTCGACGACGGCCTGCTCAAGGCGATCGACGACATCGTGGAACCGGTGGTGACCCGGGACCCGGCGCTCACGACCAGCCCCGCGAAGCGGCCGTGA